A single region of the Thermoleophilum album genome encodes:
- a CDS encoding ArsA family ATPase, with product MVAPGREQSLPELVATRRVLLVCGLGGVGKTTVAAAIALAASRAGRPTVVLTIDPAPRLADALGIAHASDDEPTPVAVASDAPLYALKLDPGRVFDRAVARAVADPDARERILANRIYRQLSRVVAGSEEFTAMERLNELLDDERFELVIVDTPPSAHALDFLEAPTQVVSFLRSRTLAMLAGGGSLGARVAGRGARTALAALARAAGVEVLRELGEFFDALAGAAGQLAARSQRTHAVLTGAQTAVVAVTVPERRAVADTIAFMERVRELGIALGAVVANRVHDAHDLEATALADLQTALAAAVGESLARKVAAVAADHVRAAAHDQAALATLARWLAEHLEQDGHRPAFARLPLLESDVRSLSELERVAALLCGRDRA from the coding sequence ATGGTCGCACCGGGCCGAGAGCAGAGCTTGCCGGAGCTCGTCGCGACGCGCCGCGTACTGCTCGTGTGCGGTCTCGGCGGGGTCGGCAAGACGACGGTCGCAGCTGCGATCGCGCTCGCAGCGTCGCGGGCCGGACGGCCGACGGTGGTTTTGACGATCGATCCCGCTCCGCGCCTTGCCGACGCGCTCGGCATCGCGCACGCGTCCGACGACGAACCGACACCCGTCGCGGTGGCTAGCGACGCGCCGCTCTACGCCTTGAAACTCGACCCCGGCCGTGTCTTCGACCGCGCTGTCGCGCGTGCCGTCGCCGATCCCGACGCGCGCGAGCGGATCCTCGCGAACCGCATCTACCGCCAGCTCTCGCGCGTGGTCGCGGGCTCAGAGGAGTTCACGGCGATGGAGCGCCTCAACGAGCTCCTCGACGACGAGCGCTTCGAGCTCGTGATAGTCGACACCCCGCCGAGCGCACACGCGCTCGACTTCCTCGAGGCACCGACGCAGGTGGTGTCGTTCCTGCGCTCGCGCACGCTGGCGATGCTCGCCGGTGGCGGCAGCCTCGGTGCGCGCGTCGCCGGACGCGGCGCCCGCACGGCACTGGCAGCGCTCGCGCGCGCCGCCGGTGTCGAGGTGCTGCGCGAGCTCGGGGAGTTTTTCGACGCGCTGGCCGGTGCTGCCGGACAGTTGGCGGCGCGCTCGCAGCGCACCCACGCCGTGCTCACCGGCGCGCAGACAGCGGTCGTCGCCGTTACGGTGCCGGAGCGCCGCGCTGTCGCCGACACGATCGCGTTCATGGAGCGCGTGCGCGAGCTGGGGATAGCGCTAGGCGCTGTCGTCGCCAACCGCGTCCACGACGCGCACGATCTCGAAGCGACAGCGCTCGCCGATCTGCAGACAGCGCTCGCCGCCGCGGTCGGCGAAAGCCTTGCGCGTAAGGTCGCGGCTGTGGCCGCCGATCACGTGCGCGCCGCGGCACACGACCAGGCTGCGCTTGCGACGCTCGCGCGGTGGCTGGCCGAGCACCTCGAGCAAGACGGCCACCGTCCCGCTTTCGCTCGTTTGCCGTTGCTGGAAAGCGACGTGCGGTCGCTCAGCGAGCTCGAACGCGTCGCCGCGCTGCTCTGCGGTCGCGACCGCGCCTAG
- a CDS encoding ArsA-related P-loop ATPase codes for MAGSPGLAARRLVFVTGKGGVGKTTVAAALALAAAGRGLRTIVCSIAAEEHLGALFGSDALDHSERPLAEGVWGIAVEPRRARDEWLHYQLPAPLAALLARSRLLDHLGTLAPGLEELLAIGKVWEVSQPERIAAGAAPYDLAIVDAPATGHGLAVLSAPHTFAQIARVGPVRRHAEHIDRFLRDPAATAVIAVTRPEELPLLETLELATRLESALGRRLDLAVVNGVVPLRLTAAEAKRLAAAELDGAARKAATLALSERRVAVRHSAAAARLRRHGVPVSTLPQLPALDDDAARREALAALARRLARVL; via the coding sequence ATGGCTGGCTCGCCGGGACTAGCAGCGCGCCGACTCGTTTTCGTAACCGGGAAGGGTGGCGTCGGCAAGACGACGGTCGCGGCGGCGTTGGCGCTTGCGGCTGCCGGCCGCGGGCTGCGCACGATCGTTTGCTCGATCGCCGCCGAGGAGCACCTCGGCGCGCTGTTCGGAAGCGACGCGCTCGATCACAGCGAGCGCCCCCTGGCAGAGGGTGTTTGGGGTATCGCCGTCGAGCCGCGCCGCGCCCGTGACGAGTGGCTGCACTACCAGCTGCCGGCTCCGCTCGCAGCGCTGCTCGCCCGCTCGCGTTTGCTCGACCATCTCGGCACGTTGGCGCCGGGGCTGGAGGAACTTTTGGCGATCGGAAAGGTGTGGGAGGTGTCGCAGCCCGAGCGGATCGCCGCCGGTGCAGCGCCCTACGACCTCGCGATCGTCGACGCCCCCGCCACCGGGCACGGCCTCGCCGTGTTGAGCGCCCCGCACACGTTCGCCCAGATCGCCCGCGTCGGCCCGGTGCGCCGCCACGCCGAACACATCGATCGCTTTCTGCGCGACCCCGCCGCGACGGCCGTGATTGCCGTGACGCGTCCCGAGGAACTCCCTCTGCTCGAGACGCTCGAGCTGGCCACACGGCTCGAGAGCGCTCTCGGTCGACGGCTCGACCTCGCCGTGGTGAACGGTGTCGTGCCCTTGCGCCTCACCGCTGCCGAAGCGAAGCGCCTCGCCGCCGCCGAGCTCGACGGCGCCGCACGCAAGGCGGCGACGCTGGCGCTGAGCGAGCGGCGTGTCGCCGTCCGCCACAGCGCGGCAGCGGCGCGGCTGCGCCGGCACGGGGTGCCCGTGTCGACGCTGCCGCAACTGCCCGCTCTCGACGATGACGCCGCGCGGCGTGAAGCGCTCGCCGCCCTCGCGCGCCGACTGGCGCGAGTGCTCTGA
- a CDS encoding ParA family protein, with protein MAAVDEQKVPAGDDAPNRSQPETGTVAASATATGERRDEALVYAFTNQKGGVAKTTTTVNLAAAFAERGLRVLAIDLDPQANLTMSQGIDPDSLEVSMYDVLVHGLPIKRVIRRREVDVACASIDLAGAEIAMSTKIGRERQLAKALKPVKGEYDYIFIDTPPSLGLLTINALTAADKVIVPVQCEYLSMRGLIQLQNTLSMVKEELNPRIEIEGILPTLVDTRTVHAKEAIEILEENFGDRVFASRINKTIRFAEAPVKGMSVLKYDPDGKAAYAYRELAEEVLGNGKR; from the coding sequence ATGGCAGCCGTCGACGAGCAGAAAGTGCCCGCGGGCGACGACGCCCCGAACCGCTCCCAGCCGGAGACCGGAACCGTGGCCGCTTCGGCCACGGCGACTGGCGAGCGGCGCGACGAGGCGCTCGTCTACGCCTTCACCAACCAAAAGGGCGGGGTCGCCAAGACCACCACCACGGTGAACCTCGCCGCGGCCTTCGCCGAGCGAGGATTGCGCGTGCTGGCGATCGACCTCGACCCGCAGGCCAACCTCACGATGAGCCAGGGAATCGACCCCGACTCGCTCGAGGTGTCGATGTACGACGTGCTCGTCCACGGTCTGCCGATCAAGCGCGTGATCCGGCGACGGGAAGTGGACGTCGCCTGCGCGTCGATCGACCTTGCCGGCGCCGAGATCGCGATGTCGACCAAGATCGGCCGCGAGCGCCAGCTCGCCAAGGCGTTGAAGCCGGTCAAGGGCGAGTACGACTACATCTTCATCGACACGCCGCCGAGCCTTGGGCTGTTGACGATCAATGCGCTGACCGCGGCGGACAAAGTGATCGTCCCCGTCCAGTGCGAGTATCTCTCCATGCGCGGGTTGATCCAGCTGCAGAACACGCTCTCGATGGTCAAGGAGGAGCTCAACCCCCGGATCGAGATCGAGGGCATCCTGCCGACGCTGGTCGACACGCGCACCGTGCATGCCAAGGAGGCGATCGAGATCCTCGAAGAGAACTTCGGCGATCGCGTCTTCGCCTCGCGCATCAACAAAACGATCCGGTTCGCGGAGGCGCCGGTGAAGGGGATGTCGGTGCTCAAGTACGACCCGGACGGCAAGGCCGCCTACGCGTACCGCGAGCTGGCAGAGGAGGTCCTAGGGAATGGGAAGCGGTAG